GTCCACCAGGCTGCAGTCGCTTTTGTCTTGATGAAGCATTCCCTTCGTTGTTGTAAACCTTCGGCCATTTCCCACGACTCAGATGAAATTGACTCCCACAGCTTTGCCAGTTTCTTCAGTGTCTGGGGCTGGGGAGCGGGCCCTTAGAGTTCCCTATTCCCGGTCTTTTCTGACATCACTCTCAGTAGGCACACTTTTCAAAAGTCCTTTTGAGGGCACTTGTTGACATCTCTCAGGATTTAAAATTGGCAAACGCTCTGACCTGGAAGTCACTTTGGAACTTAGGTGTGGTGAAAACGCACGCCAGTGCACACAGGCAAGTGGTGAGGACCTCACAGTGCGCTGTTTGTGATAATCAAAAGGAGAGAGACTTTAGATGCCCGTTCTCTTGTTTCTGCAAAAATAACAGactcttttgagagagagagagagagagcaggagagaggggcagaggcagagagagaatcccaagcagtctccacgctcagtgtggagcctgacgtggggcttgatcccacagccctgagatcatgacctgagtggaaatccagagtcggatgcccaaccaactgagcccccgaGGCGCCCTGTTTCTGCATAAATAAAATGGCATATCCACACTTTGGGAGGCTATATGTCTAGGCAAAAAGGAATAGTGAGAAGGTATTATTCTCTATCAAGTTAGCAAAGATAGAAAAACGtgggctcccccctcccctgtggGACAGCCCGTACCTGTGCCCACCCCCTGTGGGACGGAGCTGCTTGTACCCACGGCGGGTGGTGGTGTCTTTGTTCCCAGCCCAGGTGGTGCCCACAGATTTCCCCAAGAGCAAATCTTCATACCTGTGATGGTGGCCGGACAGCAGAGCGATGGCCCGAGGTAGACACGGCTGCCGAGTGTCACGTGCAAGAGCCCCCGGCCCCCCAGAGGTGGCGATCTGAGCCCCAGAGAAGAGTGGCAGAGGCCCTTGGGCGCTGGCTGGTGGCCACATGCCTCCCCTGAGCCCCCATTCCCAGATGAGCTGTGGGTCTCTTCGTCAGCAGAACAGCCacgggaagcagagggagagggtgtcAGACATGTGAGGGTTCGCTGGGGGTTATTCTTCAGACGGGGAGTTGCATGGCCTGCCTGACCCCGGGGTTGTGTGGGGCTGAGGGGGTCAGCTCCTCGCCTGTCAGGCCCCGAGTGCCCAGGAGGGTCCACGGTGTCTGCCTTTCAGGGCATCCTGGGGACACTTTGGGGGCATTTTCTGGGGGGGCTGCAGGTGTGGCTGGCTCAGGCCTGGAAGGAGTTCACGATGATGGATTCACTGGCTGTGAAAGGGAAAGGCTGGCGTGGCTTCTTCCTGAGTCGAGAGTGGCCTTGGGGGCTCAGCAGTAAGCAGGGTCCTACAAGTGACGGCTTAAGTGACACGGGCAGGACCCCGAGGGGAAGCTCATGGGCGCGTGGCCGGCTAGGTTGCAGgagatcccacgaccccggggaGAGGGCGGTGAGCAGGGACACTGCCCAAGGTCTTGGGGAGAGCTGGCTGGCAGCCTGTGGAGCCGCTGGTGTGGCacgtgggggctgggggctggagggaggtcAGCGTGGAGGTCGGGGCTGGTCTGGAGGCCACTTCCTTGGGCGGCCTTTAAATGGCGTCATGGCAGCCAGCCACACGGGTGCCTCTCTGCTGTGTTTTCCCAACTTTGTCCCAGGAGCATCTCTCTGTGGGACTCTCCTCTGGCTGTTATGAACATGTCTGCTTGGAGACCGGTTCTCCAAGTAGGAGAGCTCTTCTGGCTTTGGATAGAAGCTGCAGGCTTCTAGAGCGTTCTGTGCCCACTACGCGGAGAGCCTCCAGTTTAGCCACGGCTCAGGGGGTGGGTCAGAAACTGCCCTCAGCACTACCTTCGGGCCTGGCCCCAGTTCCAGGGGACCCTGCTCAGCTCCCCTCCAGCTGTCTCAACCCCCTGCCTCTGGGGTGAGGGGTCCCGGGACCAGTAGCAGTGTCTGGCCAGAGCCAGTGACCCCCTTCTAGACCACGCTCACTTCAGTGCCAACCCCCCAGAtgcccacccaggtgtccccaggccTGCCAAGGGCACACATGGGTCCTTCCATGGTGTGCCCGGGGTGCAGTCCCCAAGGCCCCAGGGGCCCGAGGGCTGGTGGACGGGGCTTGTGAGGAGCAGTGTGGGGCTGGGAAGAGGAGGGCAAGGCTGCGTTTGCACCCTCACCCAGGGCCCTGACCCTGAGTGTGGGAGCAGTCTGGTCTGTTTCGGGCTGTTGGGCATATGCTTCTCAGTCCCCCTCTGCCAGCGGGGCCCCCGACACCCTGTTTAGCCTGTAGCCTTCTGGTACCTTCCCAGCCACCATGACCACTCTTTGTCTCAGGACTGTCCCAGCTGCAGCACAAAGCACATGACAGAGGCCAGCTGGTGGTCGGTGGGGACAGCCACCCCTGCTCAGGTGTGTGCCAGGCTTGGATCCGCCGTGGCAGCCAGGAACTGCCCCGTGGGCAAAGACTGGCAGGTGCCCTCGGGTGATCGGAGAGCGGGCCCTATGACAGCTGGTGGCAGGGTGGCCCTTTGGGCGTGCACCATCCACACCACTTGGGCCACGTCACTCAGACCCAGAATCCCGTGTCTCCTGTGACGTGTAAACGTGCAGACAAACATCATCCTGGGGCCAAGAGACGCTTCTGTCCCAGAAAAGGAGTTCTGCCGCAGGGCAAAGTTCACGTCTACGAAGTTCTCCCACAAAGGCAGCAGCCGGAGCACCGCCTGGACGGGGCTGGCCGTCCCGTGTGtggcctcagcttcctcgtcGTGAGGGGCGTGAAGGGGTCTGAGAGCAGGGACCACAGTGAGATTAGCTCCCGAGGCCTCCTGGTGCCTACAGCTGTGAGGCCCGGAGAAGGGCTGGGCCAGGCCACTGCTTCTTGGGAATACATCCACGGAATGGCAGGTGGGCTCAGAGCGTTCAAGACCGTGCGCCTTGCGGGAGCGACAGGAGAGCCCAGAGGGCCCGGGCAGGAGATGCATACCAGACGGGATCAGCAAACTGGGGCATGGGAGTTTATTAGCACAGCTGCAAGGGGTCTACACGGCTGGATGGACGGAGGCAAGGGGCCTGAGCCAGAAGCACACGGTCGGTGTGGACACATACTGGAAGGGTCTTCACCAGCTGGGCTGGCACGGCTCCAGAGACTGGAGAGAAGCCCGCAGAATCGCAGGTCACGTGTGCAAACCACTCAGGACAAGTGTTCctagggtgggggcaggggccggggcggGACAGTCCCGGCCACCGTGGTGGTGACCTCTCTACATATCCCCGCCCTTGTCAGCAGGTGCTCTCACGTGCGGCCAATGTCACCCAGAGGTCAGAGCGGACTGTCACCTACAGCACTCGGTACATCGTGGCCTGACGGGGTCCTCAGTTCACAGGGAGGGCCCTGCACCATGACTCCGTGTCCCTCATAGCCCCCCAGGCGGAGCCCAGCCTACCAGATGGTGGCCCCAGAGTCTGGCCCGGGACCGCCTGGGGGTCCTGCCACCCACCCTCATACTTTGTTTCAAACCTAGTCGATTTCCATGAGAGGCTGGAGCACCGCCTGCCCCGCTCCGTCACCTTTCTGCTAAATGGGTAGAGCCCGCGGGAGGACCACAGGGCGACCCCAGGCCCGTAGAGGctgtgagcctggagcccccaggcCTGCTTGTCTGGGCCCGGTTTGCCCGGATGGGGCAGTGGGTGGAAACGGGCCAGGCCACGACCCGTGGGCAGGTGACCAGCCTGGGAAGCCCTGGGCACCGGGCCCACCGGCACGGAGCTTCCTGGGCCAGGGCGTGAGTCCCACCCGTGGCCCTGCCCACAGGAGTTAGGCCCGCCTCTGGGACTGCTCAGTCCCTCGTTCCTAGAAATGTTTGTGGCTGGAAGAGACCGTGCCTGGGCCAAACCCCGGGGTCCCCGCACCCCCATGAGGGTCACATGAAAGGAAGCAGATCAGCTGGCAAAGTGAGTTTATTGGGGTACCCAAGGAGGTACTGACAGGTTAGGAGTCGAGGTCAAGTGAcctgagcagagaaagggggagggaaggacaggtgACCCAGAACAGGTGCAGGTGCCCCCTGGGAGCAGAAGCTCCAGGAAGCCACGGGGTCAGCGttcctgggaggcaggaggtcAAGGTCAGGTCAGGAGAGTGGACACATGGAGGACCCCGTCCTGGGTGGGGGCAGCCACCTAACACAGGTCAGGACTGACTGAGGGGTGGCCGGGAGGACCACAGTCACCAGGTGGGACCTGAGCCCAGCTGGCCCTGGGGGGACGTGCCCATCAGCAGCAGGACTGGCCTGAGGCCAGGCCACAGCAGGCAGGGCGGGTGCACGCGGGGCGGCAGAGCAGGGACACGCAGGAGGCCGGGTGGCAGCAGCTGGGccggcagagggaggcaggggtgcagcaggaggaggcaggggcacaGCAGGCGGGCCTGCACAGGGGGCGGCAGAGCAGGGACACGCAGGAGGAGGGtctgcagcaggggctgggctggcagcaggagggggctgagcagggggAGTCCTCGCAGCAGACAGAGGTGCAGCAGACAGGCttgcagcagacaggggtgcagcagacgggcttgcagcagtctccctggcagggggaggaggtgcagCACGCGGGCTGGCAGCATGAAGAGGTTGTGCAGGGGGAGTCCTCGCAgcacacaggggtgcagcagacaGGCTTGCAgcacacaggggtgcagcagGCGGGTCTGCACACGGGACGGCAGAGCAGGGACACGCAGGAGGAGGGtctgcagcaggggctgggctggcagcaggaggGGCCTGAGCAGGGGGAGTCCTCGCAgcacacaggggtgcagcagacaggcttgcagcagacaggggtgcagcacacgggcttgcagcagacaggggtgcagcagacgggcttgcagcacacaggggtgcagcagGCGGGTCTGCACACAGGACGGCAGAGCAGGGACACGCAGGAGGAGGGtctgcagcaggggctgggctggcagcaggagggggctgagcagggggAGTCCTCGCAgcacacaggggtgcagcagacgggcttgcagcagacaggggtgcagcagacgggcttgcagcagacaggggtgcagcagacgggcttgcagcagacaggggtgcagcagacgggcttgcagcagacaggggtgcagcagacgggcttgcagTGCACGGGGGTGCAGCAGTCTTCccggcagggggaggaggtgcagCAGGCGGGCTGACAGCATGAAGAGGTTGTGTAGGGGGAGTCCTCacagcagacaggggtgcagcaCACGGGTTTGCAgcacacaggggtgcagcagacgggcttgcagcacACAGGGGTGCAGCTGTCtccctggcagggggaggagaggccgCAGGCCGGCCGGCAGCAGAAGCCGGTGCGGGCCGACTGGCAGGGGCCGCACAGGAGGGTCAGGCAGGGGGCCGGGGCGCAGCACGGGGGCTCGCAGCAGCTCTCCTGGCAACTGTCCACCTGCCAGGAGGATCCAGCGCAAGCACTGGGTGAGCAGACGCGGCTGCCACGGCTCAGGTCGCTGGAGCAGACGGACAGGGTGGCCGCGGCAATAACACAAGTCCTAGAGCAGCAGGGGTCAGCCATGCTGGAGTTTTGTGCTGGGAGCGGAGCTGGACGGGGGCGTGTGTGGCAGGTGCGAGGGCGAGGTGCTCCGGGCCAAGGGCTTTTATATCCCTCCCTGGGGTGCCGTGCGTCGCCGGAGTCTCGACCGGACTTCCTTTTCCTTGTTATTGCCGGCGTGTCCGCCGACGATGCTGATTGGTTTACCTCCTGCGAGGTGTTTGCGGCACCGTCTCCAAGACCCTGCGTGTGTCTGGTGGTGGCTCGTGTCCAGAAAGCAAAGCCTGGGATGCAGAGTTTCCGTTGGCTGAAAGGCCGGTGGTTGGGTGTGTCCACTCCAGTTCTGCTTGTGTGTCTTTGGTGTGAATTCCGGTCTCTGCAGGTGCTCCGCACGTGGCCCAGACCCTCCTCGCTGAACGAGGCTGTGTTGGCCGGAGGGGTGTCCCCTTGCCGGCTCCACCTGCAGACTCTGGCAGGTGCGCCCAGCCCTGCCGAGTGCGTGTGACCCCCGAGGTCCGTTCCAGACCCTGTTCTTAATTCCCTGCTTATCTCAGTTACCAAACGATGTGCGTTATTCTGTTCTCTCCCGAGTTtgcagtttcattattttcttttaacttttgacttttttccagtttttatgtttatcacctggtgctcatcacaggtgccctccttgatccccatcacctgttccccccatccccccacccacctcccctcagttctctgtagttaagggtctgtttcttggtttgcctctctctctcttttttcccctttactcatttgtttcagtttttaaattctgCATGTGAGTAAAaccgtatggtatttgtctttgactaattttacttagcataatactctctagttccatccaggtcTTTATAAGATTTCAGTTTTTTcaaaggctgagtaatattccgttatatgcatatatctatctgtctatctctgtatctacacacacacacacacacacacacacacacacacgccccttcttgatccattcatcagtcgatggaagtttgggctctttccaaaatttgctgttgtaagtaatgctgctataaacattggggtgcacatatccctttgaattagtatttttatgtcCTTTGGGTAAGTATCTAACAATGCAAcagctggatcgtagggtagttctatttttaactttttgaggaacctccacactgtttttcagagtggctgtaccagcttgcattgccaccaacaatgcaaaagagatcctctttctccgcatcctcaccaacatctgttgttgcctgagttgttcgtgtgagccattctgacaggtataaggtggtgtctcattgtggttttgatttgcatttccctgatgatgagtgatgtgagcattttttcctgtgtcggttggccatctggatgtcttctttggagaagtgtctattcatgttttttgcccatttcttcactggattatttgttttttgggtgttgagtttgagaagttctttatagattttggatactaaccctttatcagatatatgatttgcaaataccttctcctattctgtaggttgccttttagttttgttggttgtttccttctctctgcagaagctttttattttcatgtagtcccaggagttagtttatttttgcttttgtttcccctgccttggggaataaatatagaaaaatgttgttatggtGGATGTAAGAGCAatcactgcctgtgttctcttccaggatttttatggtttcaggtctcatatttaggtctttattttgagttaatttttgtgcatggtgtaagaaagtggtccggtttcgtTCTTTTGCACATTGTCGTCcgattttcccaacaccatttgttgaagagactgtctttttccctttggatatCCTCCCTtgttttgtcgaagattaattaaccatataactctaggtttatttctggaattttctattctgtcctattgatctatttgtctatttttgtgccagtaccatactctcttgatgactacggctttgtaatataacttgaactCTAGAATTATTATGCCTCCAGCTtcgctttgctttttcaaggttgctttggctattcaggatcttttggggttccatacaaattttaggactgtttgttctagttctgggGAAAATGCTGTTGGATTCTGATAAGGAtttcattacatgtgtagattgttttgggtagtatagacactttaacaatatttggtttttcaacccatgagcatggaatctctttccatttctttgtgtcctcttcagttcctttcatcagtgttctgtagttttcagagtacaggtctttacccctttggttaggtttattcttaggtatcttattatttttggttcaattgtaaatgggatttttttcttaatttctctgttgaCTTCTTCATTATCGGTGTGTAGAAATGcgacagatttctgtacattgatgttgtatcctgtgactttactgaatttatttatcagctctagcagtttttttggtagaGTGTTTCGGGTTTCTTATCTAtcgtatcatgtcatctgcaaacggtgaaagtttgactttcttCTTACTCACCTGGATGCCTTTGTTGTTGCTGTCTGttgctaagacttctagtactatgttgaatacagtggtgggagtggacatccctgtcttgtttcagaccttaggggaaaggctgtcaggatgatgttagctgtgaggtTTTTATATATTGCCTTTGTTTTactgaggtatgtttcctctaaatctactttgttgaggttttttatcatgaatggatgttgtactttgtcaaatgttttttctgcatctattgaaatgatcatatggttcttatccttcttttattaatgtggtatatcacatcaattgctttgcaaatattgaaccattctttATATTGAATAAATCCCAATTTATGGGATTATGGTGAATAAGTCTCTTTaaagtattgttggattcagtttgctaatattttgttgaggattttgcatctgtgttaatcagggacattggcctgtagttgtgtgtgtgtgtgtgtgtgtgtgtgtgtgtgtgatttctttatgtggttttggtatcagggtaatgctggcctcatagaatgaatttggaagtttttcttcctttactagtttttggaatagtttgagaagaataggtattaactctcctttaaatgtttgatagaattcccctgtgaagccatctggccctggacatttttttgttgttgggatTTTCTTGATTATGGATTCAAAttctttgctggtaattggtctgttcaaattttctatttcttgctgtttcagttttggtaggttatatatttctaggaatttatccttctCGGTTGTTAATTTGTTAGTGTATAGTTTTTTATAATGTTCTCTTATGATTATTTGTATATCTGTGGggtttattgttatttcttttctctcatttgtaattttatttttgggtgtcctttctctttttgtcttgattattctggctagaggtttataaattttattgaatttttttttcaaataactagctcttggtttcattgatctgttttactgtttgttttgttgttgtttgtttgttttagtttctatatcattaatttctgctctgatctttattatttcccatcttcttttcgttttaggctttatttgctgttccgtTTTTAGATCCttgaggtgtaaggttagattgtatatttgagtcttttcttgcttcttgaggtagagcTGTATTGCTATAGACGTCTttcttagaactgcctttgctgcatcccaaaggttttggacccacttgttttcattttcacttgtttctatgtattttttaaaaatttctttaatgttctggttgacccattcattctttagtaggatgttcccTAACCTCCATGTATTCGTGttctttccagagtttttcttgtggttgacttcaagtttcatagtgttgtggtcagaaaaggtgcatggtatgactcCAGTCTCTTTAGATTTGTTGAGGCTTGATTTTGACCTGATATATGATTTATtctgtagaatgttccatgtgcccttgaaaagaatgtttattctgctgctttagaatggaatgttctgaatatagctgttaagtccagtgtgtcattcaaagcca
The Panthera tigris isolate Pti1 chromosome C2, P.tigris_Pti1_mat1.1, whole genome shotgun sequence genome window above contains:
- the LOC122242003 gene encoding keratin-associated protein 10-3-like isoform X3, translating into MADPCCSRTCVIAAATLSVCSSDLSRGSRVCSPSACAGSSWQVDSCQESCCEPPCCAPAPCLTLLCTPVCCKPVCCTPVCCKPVCCTPVCCEDSPYTTSSCCQPACCTSSPCREDCCTPVHCKPVCCTPVCCKPVCCTPVCCKPVCCTPDSPCTTSSCCQPACCTSSCCRPSSCVSLLCRPLCRPACCAPASSCCTPASLCRPSCCHPASCVSLLCRPACTRPACCGLASGQSCC
- the LOC122242003 gene encoding keratin-associated protein 10-8-like isoform X2, which gives rise to MADPCCSRTCVIAAATLSVCSSDLSRGSRVCSPSACAGSSWQVDSCQESCCEPPCCAPAPCLTLLCTPVCCKPVCCTPVCCKPVCCTPVCCEDSPYTTSSCCQPACCTSSPCREDCCTPVHCKPVCCTPVCCKPVCCTPDSPCTTSSCCQPACCTSSPCQGDCCKPVCCTPVCCKPVCCTSVCCEDSPCSAPSCCQPSPCCRPSSCVSLLCRPLCRPACCAPASSCCTPASLCRPSCCHPASCVSLLCRPACTRPACCGLASGQSCC
- the LOC122242003 gene encoding keratin-associated protein 10-8-like isoform X1; amino-acid sequence: MADPCCSRTCVIAAATLSVCSSDLSRGSRVCSPSACAGSSWQVDSCQESCCEPPCCAPAPCLTLLCTPVCCKPVCCTPVCCKPVCCTPVCCEDSPYTTSSCCQPACCTSSPCREDCCTPVHCKPVCCTPVCCKPVCCTPVCCKPVCCTPVCCKPVCCTPVCCKPVCCTPVCCEDSPCSAPSCCQPACCTPVCCKPVCCTPVCCKPVCCTPVCCKPVCCTPVCCEDSPCSGPSCCQPSPCCRPSSCVSLLCRPVCRPACCTPVCCKPVCCTPVCCEDSPCTTSSCCQPACCTSSPCQGDCCKPVCCTPVCCKPVCCTSVCCEDSPCSAPSCCQPSPCCRPSSCVSLLCRPLCRPACCAPASSCCTPASLCRPSCCHPASCVSLLCRPACTRPACCGLASGQSCC